A region of the Pseudomonas silesiensis genome:
GGGTCATAAACACGGCATCGTGCTGGGTAATCTGGTCGGTCTGATCGACTCCGATTACCAAGGCCCGCTGATGGTGTCGTGCTGGAATCGTGGTCAATCCGATTTCAACATCGTGGTCGGCGAACGCCTGGCCCAGCTGGTGTTGGTCCCGGTGGTTCAAGCGCACTTCGAGATGGTCGAAGAGTTCGTCGAAACCCAGCGCGGCACCGGTGGTTTCGGGCATTCCGGCAGCCACTGAAATCACCCAGGTCTGTTGTGGCGAGAGACCTTGTTCCCTCGCCACAGGTACGGCACCCGGTGAAATTTGCACAAAGTTCATCTGGAAGGTTTACGGCTCAAAATCAAGGCATTGGCCGGTGATTCCCTCGCAATTGCAGGTGGCATGGCCTTTACACACCACGAACTCTCTGCCGAAAACACCGTCATACCCTTCAGTTTGAGCCAGCCGGCGAGTTTTTCACCGGCAGGTCCAGCCACTTTCAAGATGGAGCATTCCCAGTAATGAGCACCCCGGCAAACGTCGCACCCAAGTTCCCCGACAGCATCTTCCGCGCCTACGATATTCGCGGCACCGTCCCGGAATTCTTGAACGCTGAAACCGCTTATTGGCTTGGTCGCGCCATCGGCTCCCAGAGCCTGGCCCAGGACGAACCCAACGTTTCGGTTGGCCGCGACGGACGCCTGTCCGGCCCGGAACTGGTAGAACAACTGATCAAAGGCCTGGCCGACAGCGGCTGCCACGTCAGCGACGTCGGCCTGGTGCCAACCCCTGCGCTGTACTACGCCGCCAACGTACTGGCCGGCAAATCCGGCGTCATGCTGACCGGCAGCCACAATCCGTCGAATTACAACGGCTTCAAGATCGTCATCGCTGGCGATACCTTGGCCAACGAACAGATCCAGGCCCTGCACGATCGCCTCAAGACCAACAACCTGAGCAGCGGCCAGGGCACCATCACCCAGGTCGAGATCCTCGATCGCTACAACACTGAAATCGTCCAGGACATCAAACTCGCCCGCCGCTTGAAGGTGGTTGTCGACTGTGGCAACGGCGCGGCCGGCGTGATCGCCCCGCAGCTGATCGAAGCCCTGAACTGCGAAGTCATCCCGCTGTTCTGCGAGGTGGACGGCAACTTCCCGAACCACCATCCGGATCCGGGCAAGCCTGAAAACCTGGTGGACCTGATCGCCAAGGTCAAGGAAACCAACGCCGACCTGGGCCTGGCCTTCGATGGCGACGGCGATCGCGTCGGCGTAGTGACCAACACCGGCAGCATCGTTTACCCGGATCGCCTGCTGATGCTGTTCGCCCGCGATGTCGTGGCGCGCAACCCGGACGCGGAAATCATCTTCGACGTCAAATGCACCCGCCGCCTGACCCCGTTGATCAAGGAATACGGCGGTCGTCCGCTCATGTGGAAGACCGGTCACTCGCTGATCAAAAAGAAAATGAAACAAACCGGCGCCCTGTTGGCCGGTGAAATGAGCGGCCACATCTTCTTCAAGGAGCGCTGGTTCGGTTTCGACGACGGCATCTACAGCGCCGCGCGCCTGCTGGAGATCCTCAGCAAGGAAAAATTCACCGCGGAAGAGCTGTTTGCGACCTTCCCGAACGATATTTCTACGCCGGAAATCAATATCCATGTGACCGAAGAGAGCAAATTCAGCATCATTGATGCATTGCACGACGCGAAGTGGGGCGAAGGCGCTGACCTGACCACCATTGACGGCGTGCGAGTCGACTACGCCAAAGGCTGGGGCCTGGTTCGCGCCTCCAACACCACGCCGGTGCTGGTGTTGCGCTTCGAGGCCGATGACGAGGCTGAATTGCAACGCATCAAGGATGTGTTCAAAGTCCAGTTGAAGCGTGTTGCACCTGATCTCCAACTACCGTTTTGATTTATTGAAGCGCCCTTTATCGAAGTGCCGGAGCCCTGAATGACCCTCGAACGCGAAGCCGCCGCCAACACCGCCAAGGTCCTGTCCGAAGCGTTGCCTTACATCCGCCGCTATGTCGGCAAGACGCTGGTGATCAAATACGGCGGCAACGCGATGGAAAGCGAGGAGCTGAAAACCGGCTTCGCCCGCGATATCGTGCTGATGAAAGCCGTGGGCATCAACCCGGTGGTGGTTCACGGTGGCGGCCCGCAAATCGGCGACCTGCTCAAGCGCTTGTCGATCGAGAGCCATTTCATCGATGGCATGCGCGTCACTGACGCGCAAACCATGGACGTGGTGGAAATGGTCCTCGGGGGCCAGGTCAACAAGGACATCGTCAACCTGATCAACCGTCATGGCGGCAGCGCCATCGGCCTGACCGGTAAAGACGCCGAACTGATTCGCGCGAAAAAACTCACCGTGACCCGTCAGACGCCAGAGATGACCCAGCCGGAGATCATCGACATCGGCCAGGTGGGCGAGGTGGTCGGAATCAACACCGACCTGCTGAACCTGCTGGTCAAAGGCGACTTCATCCCGGTGATCGCGCCAATCGGTGTCGGCGCCAACGGCGAGTCCTACAACATCAACGCCGACCTGGTGGCGGGTAAAGTGGCGGAAGCGCTGAAGGCTGAAAAGCTGATGCTGCTGACCAACATCGCCGGCCTGATGGACAAGTCGGGCACGGTCCTGACCGGCCTGACCACCCAGCAAGTCGACGAACTGATCGCCGACGGCACCATCTACGGTGGCATGCTGCCGAAGATCCGGTGCGCGCTGGAAGCGGTGCAAGGCGGCGTGGGCAGTTCGCTGATCATCGATGGCCGGGTACCGAATGCAATTCTGCTGGAGATCTTCACCGATACTGGTGTGGGTACTTTGATCAGCAATCGCAAGCGTCACTAAGCGATAGCGCCTACAAAAAGACCCCGCGCAGCCTGGCTGAGCGGGGTCTTTTTTTGCCTACGCAATCCCTGTGGGAGCGAGCTTGCTCGCGATGAGGCCTTCACATTCAGCATAGATGTGACTGAAAAACCGCCATCGCGAGCAAGCTCGCTCCCACAAGGGATTGTGGTCAGACGCCAAACTGGGCGCGGTACGCTTCTACGGCAGGCAGGTGTTGCTTGAGCTGCGGATCATCCGCGAGGAATTCGAGCACCTGATTCAGCGAAACAATGCTGATCACCGGAATGCCGAAGTCGCGCTCCACCTCCTGGATCGCCGACAACTCGCCGTTGCCACGCTCTTGGCGATTCAGCGCGATCAGCACACCCGCCGCCTTGGCGCCGTCCTGGGAAGCGATGATCTGCATCACCTCACGGATCGCGGTACCCGCAGTGATCACGTCGTCGATGATCAGCACGTCGCCGGTCAATGGCGCGCCGACCAGGCTGCCGCCTTCGCCGTGGGCCTTGGCCTCCTTGCGGTTGAAGCACCATGGCAAATCACGCTCATGGTGTTCGGCCAGAGCCACTGCAGTGGTCGCTGCCAGGGGGATGCCTTTGTAGGCCGGACCGAACAGTACGTCGAAGGGAATGCCGCTCTCGACGATGGCTGCGGCATAGAAGCGACCCAGCTGCGCCAGGGCCTTTCCTGAGTTGAACAGGCCGGCGTTGAAGAAGTAAGGACTGGTGCGTCCGGACTTCAGGGTGAACTCGCCGAAGCGCAAAACGCCGCGATCGATGGCAAAACGAATGAAATCGCGCTGATACGCTTGCATGAAAAAAACCCCAAATACCACGGATTTAGCTAATTAGGTTGACGCCGTGTATCATACACGCACGCGATTTTTGGGGCCATTTATGCGGATCATCAGTGTGAACGTCAATGGTATTCAGGCTGCAGTGGAGCGAGGGTTGCTCAGTTGGCTGCAAGCACAGAATGCCGACGTCATCTGCCTGCAGGACACCCGCGCCTCCGCCTTTGAACTGGACGATCCAGCCTTCCAACTGGATGGCTACTTCCTTTATGCCTGCGAAGCCGAAGTTCCCGCCCAGGGTGGCGTGGCTTTGTATTCGCGGTTGCAACCGAAGGCAGTCATCAGCGGTCTCGGCTTCGAGACGGCCGACCGCTACGGGCGCTACCTGCAAGCCGATTTCGACAAGGTCAGCATCGCGACCTTGCTGCTCCCTTCGGGGCAGAACGGCGATGAAGACTTGAACCAGAAGTTCAAGCTAATGGACGATTTCGCCCGTTATCTGGATAAACAGCGACGCAAGCGGCGCGAGTACATTTATTGTGGCTCGCTGTACGTGGCGCAACAGAAGCTGGATATCAAGAACTGGCGCGACAGCCAGCAATCCCCGGGCTTCCTGGCACCTGAACGTGCCTGGATGGACGAGATTGTCGGCAATATGGGGTATGTCGACGCCCTGCGTGAAGTCAGCCGTGAAGGTGACCAGTACAGCTGGTGGCCGGACAACGAACAGGCGGAAATGCTCAACCTCGGTTGGCGTTTCGACTACCAGTTGCTGACCCCGGGCTTGCGCCGATTTGTACGCAGCGCACGCTTGCCACGCCAGCCGCGATTCTCGCAGCACGCACCGCTGATCGTGGACTATGACTGGACGCTGACCATCTAGTTTTTCGCTGGCGCACCAGCCAACGCGAGAAAACGGTGTGAA
Encoded here:
- the dut gene encoding dUTP diphosphatase, which produces MHALQAKILDPRIGTEFPLPQYATPGSAGLDLRAMLEKDTVIKPGETLLIPTGLSVYIGDPGLAALILPRSGLGHKHGIVLGNLVGLIDSDYQGPLMVSCWNRGQSDFNIVVGERLAQLVLVPVVQAHFEMVEEFVETQRGTGGFGHSGSH
- the argB gene encoding acetylglutamate kinase, producing the protein MTLEREAAANTAKVLSEALPYIRRYVGKTLVIKYGGNAMESEELKTGFARDIVLMKAVGINPVVVHGGGPQIGDLLKRLSIESHFIDGMRVTDAQTMDVVEMVLGGQVNKDIVNLINRHGGSAIGLTGKDAELIRAKKLTVTRQTPEMTQPEIIDIGQVGEVVGINTDLLNLLVKGDFIPVIAPIGVGANGESYNINADLVAGKVAEALKAEKLMLLTNIAGLMDKSGTVLTGLTTQQVDELIADGTIYGGMLPKIRCALEAVQGGVGSSLIIDGRVPNAILLEIFTDTGVGTLISNRKRH
- the pyrE gene encoding orotate phosphoribosyltransferase; this encodes MQAYQRDFIRFAIDRGVLRFGEFTLKSGRTSPYFFNAGLFNSGKALAQLGRFYAAAIVESGIPFDVLFGPAYKGIPLAATTAVALAEHHERDLPWCFNRKEAKAHGEGGSLVGAPLTGDVLIIDDVITAGTAIREVMQIIASQDGAKAAGVLIALNRQERGNGELSAIQEVERDFGIPVISIVSLNQVLEFLADDPQLKQHLPAVEAYRAQFGV
- a CDS encoding exodeoxyribonuclease III — its product is MRIISVNVNGIQAAVERGLLSWLQAQNADVICLQDTRASAFELDDPAFQLDGYFLYACEAEVPAQGGVALYSRLQPKAVISGLGFETADRYGRYLQADFDKVSIATLLLPSGQNGDEDLNQKFKLMDDFARYLDKQRRKRREYIYCGSLYVAQQKLDIKNWRDSQQSPGFLAPERAWMDEIVGNMGYVDALREVSREGDQYSWWPDNEQAEMLNLGWRFDYQLLTPGLRRFVRSARLPRQPRFSQHAPLIVDYDWTLTI